Proteins encoded together in one Synechococcus sp. BL107 window:
- a CDS encoding putative quinol monooxygenase, with the protein MAVFNQTTPFMLLARIHVKLGCVDAYLELAQATDAAVQRSEPGMIHHTFDQDPDDPLGFVWSEVYANDAAFSAHVSNPPVQDYLKKHAELGDGFSIEVYGTVSDDCKKLMASFGLPLKIFETKLGYSRV; encoded by the coding sequence ATGGCAGTTTTTAATCAGACAACGCCCTTTATGCTGTTGGCTCGTATTCATGTGAAGCTTGGATGCGTTGATGCCTATTTAGAGCTTGCACAAGCCACAGACGCAGCAGTTCAGAGGTCTGAACCGGGCATGATCCACCACACGTTTGACCAGGACCCGGATGATCCACTGGGATTTGTTTGGTCTGAGGTCTATGCCAACGATGCTGCTTTCAGCGCCCATGTGTCTAACCCTCCCGTCCAGGACTACCTCAAAAAGCATGCTGAACTGGGTGATGGCTTCAGCATCGAGGTCTACGGGACTGTCAGCGATGACTGCAAAAAGCTGATGGCGTCTTTCGGATTACCCCTCAAAATTTTCGAAACCAAGCTTGGATACAGCAGGGTCTGA